One window of the Daphnia pulex isolate KAP4 chromosome 8, ASM2113471v1 genome contains the following:
- the LOC124201099 gene encoding protein pygopus-like, translating to MMHQGPGPMSGQGPGGMGGPPGMMGHMGMGGMNGMNHGGHMGPMGQMGGNMNNMGGMNMGPGPMGHGGMGGGGGPMGPMGSPACNVFGQPNSGGPPGPKPMPVSAGKIYPPDQPMVFNPQNPNAPPIYPCGICHKEVHDNDQAILCESGCNFWFHRICTGLTEAAYHLLTAEVYAEWVCDKCYQSKSIPMVKFKP from the exons ATGATGCACCAGGGCCCTGGCCCAATGTCTGGTCAAGGACCGGGAGGAATGGGAGGACCTCCTGGCATGATGGGTCATATGGGCATGGGTGGAATGAATGGTATGAATCACGGTGGTCATATGGGTCCAATGGGCCAAATGGGTGGAAACATGAACAACATGGGTGGCATGAATATGGGCCCAGGACCGATGGGGCACGGCGGAAtgggcggtggtggtggaccCATGGGACCTATGGGAAGTCCGGCGTGCAACGTTTTTGGTCAACCCAACTCGGGAGGCCCACCTGGTCCCAAACCTATGCCGGTTTCGGCCGGAAAGATCTACCCACCCGACCAACCTATGGTTTTTAACCCCCAAAACCCCAACGCTCCTCCCATCTACCCGTGTGGTATTTGTCACAAGGAGGTCCACGACAACGACCAAGCGATACTATGCGAATCGGGATGCAATTTTTGGTTTCACAG AATCTGTACAGGATTGACCGAGGCAGCTTACCACTTGCTAACGGCCGAAGTCTACGCCGAGTGGGTTTGCGACAAGTGCTACCAGTCCAAGAGCATCCCCATGGTCAAGTTTAAGccttga